A window of the Roseovarius sp. S88 genome harbors these coding sequences:
- the acpS gene encoding holo-ACP synthase: MILGVGTDLANIERITATLERFGDRFRNRVFTDVEQAKAERRKDVAGTYAKRWAAKEACSKALGTGLRMGISWKDMAVENLETGQPVMSVTGWAEERLAEMTPQGHEATIHVSLTDDHPWAQAFVVIEAHPKEHAQK; encoded by the coding sequence ATGATTTTGGGTGTGGGTACCGATTTGGCGAATATCGAGCGTATCACCGCCACGCTGGAGCGTTTTGGGGACCGGTTTCGCAACCGCGTGTTCACCGACGTCGAGCAGGCCAAGGCCGAGCGGCGCAAGGATGTGGCAGGCACCTACGCCAAGCGTTGGGCCGCGAAAGAGGCGTGTTCCAAAGCGTTGGGCACTGGCCTGCGCATGGGTATTTCATGGAAAGACATGGCTGTTGAAAATCTGGAGACCGGGCAACCCGTGATGAGCGTCACAGGCTGGGCCGAAGAGCGTTTGGCCGAGATGACGCCGCAGGGGCATGAGGCGACCATACATGTCAGTCTAACCGACGATCATCCATGGGCGCAGGCCTTTGTCGTGATCGAAGCACATCCCAAGGAGCACGCCCAGAAGTAA